The Lacrimispora xylanolytica genome has a segment encoding these proteins:
- the malQ gene encoding 4-alpha-glucanotransferase: MRECGMLLPVSSLSSKYGIGAFSKEAYEFLDQLQRAGQKYWQILPLGPTGYGDSPYQSFSAFAGNPYFIDLTELIKEGLLTEEECDSTDFGGDSRYIDYEKLYHNRFPLLKKAYARWKEGGHTSAEAMESLGEETKLYCFYMALKDHFQGKSWIEWEEDIRLRNPEAVVRYEKELEGEIGFYAFLQMKFTEEWNRLKSYAGDRGIGIIGDMPIYVAFDSADTWSHPELFQFDEDRNPIAVAGCPPDGFSPTGQLWGNPLYRWGYHKETGYAWWKKRMEYSFLLYDVVRVDHFRGFDEYYSIPAGSENAIGGAWEKGPGIDFFEEMKKAFGELDIIAEDLGFLTPSVKNLLKETGYPGMKVLEFAFNSWEESDYLPHNHTQNSVVYTGTHDNDTLKSWYYSLSQEDRRFADNYMNTTNPSEEQVSWNYIRLALQSVARLAIIPVQDYLGLGCEARINEPSTLGKNWRFRLLPGEVTEDILNKCRELTFLYGRGKE, encoded by the coding sequence ATGCGGGAATGCGGTATGTTGCTTCCGGTGTCCAGTCTTTCGTCAAAGTACGGAATCGGGGCATTTTCAAAAGAGGCATATGAGTTTTTGGATCAGTTACAAAGAGCAGGACAGAAGTACTGGCAGATCCTGCCCCTGGGCCCTACCGGCTATGGGGATTCCCCTTATCAGTCTTTTTCTGCCTTCGCAGGAAATCCTTATTTTATAGATTTAACAGAGCTTATAAAGGAAGGACTTCTCACGGAAGAAGAATGTGATTCTACAGATTTTGGGGGAGATTCCAGGTATATCGATTATGAGAAACTGTATCACAACCGTTTTCCCTTATTAAAGAAAGCATATGCCCGCTGGAAAGAGGGGGGACACACATCAGCAGAGGCTATGGAGTCTTTGGGGGAAGAAACGAAACTTTACTGCTTTTATATGGCTTTAAAAGATCATTTTCAGGGGAAATCCTGGATTGAGTGGGAGGAAGATATCCGTCTTCGAAATCCCGAGGCAGTTGTCCGGTATGAGAAGGAGCTTGAAGGTGAGATTGGCTTTTATGCTTTTCTTCAAATGAAATTCACAGAAGAGTGGAACAGGCTTAAGTCCTACGCAGGGGACCGGGGCATTGGCATCATTGGAGATATGCCCATCTATGTGGCCTTTGACAGTGCAGATACCTGGTCTCATCCAGAGCTTTTTCAGTTTGATGAGGATAGAAACCCCATTGCCGTAGCCGGTTGCCCACCGGATGGGTTTTCTCCCACTGGCCAGCTTTGGGGAAATCCCCTTTACCGATGGGGATATCATAAGGAAACGGGCTATGCATGGTGGAAAAAGCGTATGGAATACAGCTTCCTCCTTTATGATGTGGTTCGTGTGGATCATTTCAGGGGATTTGATGAGTACTACTCCATACCGGCAGGAAGTGAAAATGCCATAGGGGGAGCCTGGGAAAAGGGCCCTGGTATCGATTTCTTTGAAGAGATGAAAAAAGCCTTTGGAGAACTTGATATCATTGCAGAGGATTTAGGCTTTCTGACGCCTTCCGTCAAAAACCTGTTAAAGGAAACTGGTTATCCCGGAATGAAGGTACTGGAATTCGCTTTTAATTCCTGGGAGGAGAGCGATTATCTTCCTCATAACCATACTCAAAACAGCGTGGTGTACACCGGAACTCACGATAATGATACCTTAAAAAGCTGGTATTACAGCTTATCCCAGGAGGACAGAAGATTTGCCGATAATTACATGAATACCACGAACCCATCAGAAGAACAGGTTTCCTGGAACTATATCCGTTTAGCACTCCAAAGCGTGGCACGCCTTGCCATTATCCCGGTTCAGGATTATTTGGGCCTTGGCTGTGAGGCCAGGATCAATGAGCCTTCCACCTTAGGAAAGAACTGGCGTTTCAGGCTCCTTCCCGGGGAAGTGACAGAAGATATCTTAAATAAATGCAGGGAGCTTACCTTTCTTTACGGCAGAGGAAAGGAATAA